Proteins encoded together in one Microcebus murinus isolate Inina chromosome 16, M.murinus_Inina_mat1.0, whole genome shotgun sequence window:
- the NANOS2 gene encoding nanos homolog 2 has protein sequence MQLPPFDMWRDYFNLSQVVLALIQSRRPRLEAQGIGELSPRPQLERDQGLGGPGAGGGPATLCNFCKHNGESRHVYSSHQLKTPEGVVVCPILRHYVCPVCGATGGQAHTLKYCPLNGGQQSLYRRSGRNSAGRKVKR, from the coding sequence ATGCAGCTGCCCCCCTTCGACATGTGGAGGGACTACTTCAACCTGAGCCAGGTGGTCCTGGCGCTGATCCAGAGtcggaggccaaggctggaggccCAAGGGATTGGGGAACTGAGTCCCAGACCCCAGCTGGAGCGAGATCAGGGGCTGGGAGGCCCGGGGGCCGGCGGGGGCCCGGCCACCCTGTGCAACTTCTGCAAGCACAACGGGGAGTCCCGGCACGTCTACTCCTCACACCAGCTGAAGACACCTGAGGGCGTGGTGGTGTGCCCCATCCTGAGGCACTACGTGTGTCCCGTGTGCGGGGCCACGGGCGGCCAGGCCCACACGCTCAAGTACTGCCCGCTCAACGGTGGCCAGCAGTCCCTGTACCGCCGCAGCGGGCGCAACTCGGCCGGACGCAAGGTCAAGCGCTGA